From Paenibacillus graminis, a single genomic window includes:
- a CDS encoding acetyl-CoA carboxylase carboxyltransferase subunit alpha has protein sequence MAGELPFEMPLLEMRKKIAELKQFGEEKGIDFSDETARLEERYRVLEDEIYSNISPSQKMHLARHHGRPTSLDLISLMFTDFIELHGDRHFGDDLAVVGGIAKLNGTPVTVIGQQRGKDTKENILRFFGSAHPEGFRKALRLMKQAEKFGRPIITFVDTKGAYPGNTAEERGQSEAIARNLYEMSQLAVPVVCVIIGEGGSGGALAMAVGNRVLMLEHAIYSAISPNGAASILWKDATKAEQAAEAMKITAADLLEMEVIEEIVPEPRGGAHRDYEETAAAVKAAVWHHLQELSELDSAELKEDRYRKFRKIGVFAEAEAELVSAEAEVHSVD, from the coding sequence TTGGCGGGAGAGTTGCCTTTTGAAATGCCTCTGTTAGAGATGCGCAAGAAAATCGCCGAGCTAAAACAGTTCGGTGAAGAAAAAGGGATTGATTTCAGCGATGAAACTGCCCGGCTTGAGGAACGATACCGTGTGCTGGAAGATGAAATATATTCCAACATATCGCCGTCCCAGAAGATGCATCTGGCCCGGCATCACGGCCGTCCAACCTCACTCGATCTGATAAGCCTGATGTTTACCGACTTTATCGAGCTGCATGGCGACCGCCATTTCGGGGATGATCTGGCTGTGGTTGGCGGAATTGCCAAGCTAAACGGGACGCCCGTCACAGTGATCGGCCAGCAGCGGGGCAAAGATACGAAGGAAAACATCCTCCGTTTCTTCGGCAGCGCCCATCCGGAAGGATTCCGCAAGGCCCTGCGTCTGATGAAGCAGGCGGAGAAGTTTGGCCGTCCGATCATTACTTTTGTCGATACCAAGGGAGCCTACCCCGGCAATACGGCAGAGGAAAGAGGCCAATCAGAAGCTATTGCCAGAAATCTGTATGAAATGTCGCAGCTGGCCGTACCTGTGGTTTGCGTGATCATAGGCGAAGGCGGCAGCGGCGGTGCGCTGGCTATGGCAGTGGGTAACCGCGTCCTGATGCTGGAGCATGCCATTTATTCGGCCATCTCCCCGAACGGGGCGGCGTCGATTTTGTGGAAGGATGCCACCAAGGCAGAGCAGGCAGCGGAAGCGATGAAGATTACAGCCGCCGATCTGCTGGAGATGGAGGTCATTGAAGAGATCGTTCCGGAACCCCGGGGCGGCGCTCACCGTGACTACGAAGAGACCGCAGCGGCGGTTAAGGCTGCCGTGTGGCACCATTTGCAGGAGTTGTCGGAGCTGGACTCTGCCGAGCTCAAAGAGGACCGCTATCGTAAATTCCGCAAAATTGGCGTTTTTGCCGAAGCTGAGGCTGAACTGGTCAGCGCTGAGGCGGAAGTGCACAGCGTCGACTAA
- the pyk gene encoding pyruvate kinase, translating to MRKSKIVCTIGPASESLENIKKLILAGMNVARLNFSHGDFEEHGNRIKTIRQASQELGKTVAILLDTKGPEIRTGKLEVEPIELVQDEYLTLTTEEILGDQNRISITYADLPNDVQVGSTILIDDGLIGLTVVDIQGTEIKTRIVNGGTIKSKKGVNVPGVAISLPGITEKDTNDIIFGIEQDIDFIAASFVRKASDVQEIRALLEKHNASHIQIISKIENQQGVDNLDEILAASDGLMVARGDLGVEIPAEDVPLAQKLMIQKCNIAGKPVITATQMLDSMQRNPRPTRAEASDVANAIFDGTDAIMLSGETAAGKYPVESVLTMSRIAEKAESALNHREIFMKQQIAQETTVTEAISQSVAISALDLNAKAIISSTVTGHTARVVSKYRPKSQIIAVTTQERTMRQLALVWGVTPVHGLEATSTDELLETALKGGKASGLVKAGDLVVITAGIPLGRSGSTNLVKVDTIPAD from the coding sequence ATGCGGAAAAGTAAAATTGTATGTACGATTGGTCCTGCTAGTGAATCGTTGGAGAATATCAAAAAATTGATTTTGGCCGGTATGAATGTAGCCCGTCTGAACTTCTCCCACGGCGATTTTGAAGAGCACGGCAACCGGATCAAAACGATCCGTCAGGCTTCCCAGGAACTTGGCAAAACTGTTGCTATCCTGCTCGACACCAAAGGACCAGAGATTCGCACAGGCAAACTGGAAGTAGAACCGATTGAACTGGTTCAGGATGAGTATCTGACACTGACTACGGAAGAAATCCTTGGTGACCAAAACCGTATCTCCATCACTTACGCCGACCTTCCTAACGATGTTCAAGTAGGATCTACCATCCTGATCGACGACGGCCTTATCGGACTTACCGTTGTTGACATTCAAGGCACAGAAATCAAGACCCGCATTGTTAACGGCGGTACGATCAAGAGCAAGAAGGGTGTTAACGTACCTGGAGTTGCTATTTCCCTGCCGGGCATTACGGAAAAAGACACCAATGATATCATTTTTGGGATCGAACAGGACATCGATTTTATCGCCGCTTCCTTCGTCCGCAAAGCCAGCGACGTTCAGGAAATCCGTGCATTGCTTGAGAAGCACAACGCTTCCCACATCCAAATCATTTCCAAAATCGAAAACCAGCAAGGTGTTGACAACCTTGATGAAATTCTGGCAGCTTCCGACGGCCTGATGGTTGCCCGCGGCGACCTTGGTGTGGAAATTCCGGCTGAAGATGTGCCTTTGGCTCAGAAATTGATGATTCAAAAATGTAACATTGCCGGCAAACCGGTAATTACTGCAACACAAATGCTGGATTCCATGCAGCGCAACCCGCGTCCTACCCGTGCTGAAGCGAGTGACGTAGCGAACGCAATCTTCGATGGAACCGATGCAATCATGCTGTCCGGTGAAACAGCTGCCGGGAAATATCCGGTAGAATCCGTGCTGACCATGTCCCGCATTGCTGAGAAGGCTGAATCCGCACTGAACCACCGCGAAATCTTCATGAAGCAGCAGATCGCTCAAGAAACTACTGTAACTGAAGCAATCAGCCAATCCGTAGCGATCTCCGCTCTGGACCTGAATGCCAAAGCTATTATTTCTTCGACAGTAACAGGCCACACTGCACGCGTGGTTTCCAAATACCGTCCTAAATCACAGATTATCGCTGTGACTACACAAGAAAGAACGATGCGTCAGCTCGCTCTTGTCTGGGGCGTAACTCCGGTTCACGGACTTGAAGCTACTTCTACCGATGAATTGCTGGAAACAGCTCTTAAAGGCGGCAAAGCATCGGGTCTCGTCAAAGCCGGCGATCTGGTTGTCATTACAGCCGGTATTCCGCTTGGACGTTCCGGTTCCACGAACCTGGTAAAAGTTGACACGATTCCAGCTGACTAG
- a CDS encoding G1 family glutamic endopeptidase: MNRTELSKRTRPCATDKSHSGKAQSTGFGWSSGNWSGYAISGKKGAFRQISGEWIVPLVKPTSSPTYSSAWIGIDGFKNSSLIQTGTGHESIGGVVRYYAWWEILPAAETVIPFPVSPGDHMKASIVKLGSGKWCITLSNLCKSWTFRTFQRYTGPQTSAEWIMEAPQVGGIITALAKISTVRFSRCRVNGKSPRLTPADGGIMVQKKITVAVPGSPNASGDAFIVKRVYRKGKPLVHSRSPIIVRS, translated from the coding sequence GTGAACAGAACTGAGCTTTCGAAACGCACCCGGCCCTGCGCTACGGACAAATCCCATTCGGGCAAAGCGCAAAGCACCGGTTTTGGCTGGAGCTCCGGCAACTGGAGCGGGTATGCCATCTCCGGAAAAAAAGGCGCGTTCCGGCAGATATCCGGCGAATGGATTGTCCCTTTGGTCAAACCCACTTCCAGTCCCACCTATTCCTCAGCGTGGATCGGGATCGACGGCTTCAAAAACAGCAGCCTGATCCAGACTGGCACCGGCCATGAATCTATAGGCGGGGTTGTCCGCTATTATGCCTGGTGGGAGATTCTCCCTGCCGCTGAGACCGTTATTCCTTTTCCCGTATCTCCGGGGGATCACATGAAGGCTTCTATCGTTAAGCTGGGCAGCGGCAAATGGTGCATCACGCTCTCCAATCTCTGCAAATCATGGACCTTTCGCACATTTCAGCGTTACACCGGGCCTCAAACCTCCGCCGAATGGATCATGGAAGCGCCCCAAGTGGGCGGAATCATCACAGCGCTGGCCAAGATATCAACTGTCCGCTTCTCCCGCTGCCGTGTCAACGGGAAAAGCCCAAGGCTGACACCTGCTGACGGCGGAATTATGGTGCAGAAGAAAATTACAGTAGCTGTACCCGGGAGTCCCAATGCAAGCGGCGATGCTTTTATAGTCAAACGAGTCTATCGTAAAGGGAAACCTCTGGTTCACTCCAGAAGCCCCATTATTGTCCGCTCTTAA
- a CDS encoding MFS transporter — translation MKKLLKLRGFYLFLGLAGGSFGSYLTLLLKQGGLDSGRIGMLMATGTLIAICIQPLWGVISDRYNQARLVLILSVGVPAVLAVFYQSEYFIVLLVVYTLSTIFSSTQAPIADSYAIVAANKAGSTYGSIRMMLSIGAAVGAYAGSQYVSHFSVSTIWVPFLLLSSVAVVFALTLPKQAEENRMMSQSFSKGIKTLLGNKIFLAFLGGSFLVNQTMTAFGTYFVLAFQSVGGSTSHAGIALFIASFTNFPSMLYASKVIKKLGRERTLLLGALIYVLRWGIQFAFPTPGVMIGVQVLHGLSFGLFYIAAVEYVSHITLPEMQATGQSVFNIVFSGFAGILGNLLNGILLREGGVWLMNLSCMLSSAAGVLLIFYVSRSTRKRILIPAASERASL, via the coding sequence ATGAAAAAACTGCTCAAGCTGCGCGGATTTTATCTGTTCTTGGGACTTGCCGGCGGCTCATTCGGCTCATATCTTACATTGCTGCTGAAGCAGGGTGGACTGGACAGCGGCCGGATCGGAATGCTCATGGCGACAGGCACGCTGATTGCCATCTGTATTCAGCCTCTCTGGGGCGTAATCTCTGACCGCTATAATCAAGCCCGGCTCGTGCTGATTTTAAGTGTGGGGGTTCCGGCGGTATTAGCGGTTTTTTACCAGTCGGAGTATTTCATTGTTTTGCTGGTGGTTTATACGCTTTCGACCATCTTCTCCTCTACACAGGCGCCTATTGCCGATTCCTACGCCATTGTAGCGGCGAACAAGGCCGGCTCCACTTACGGGAGCATCCGGATGATGCTGAGCATAGGAGCGGCCGTAGGGGCCTATGCGGGGTCGCAGTATGTTTCGCATTTTTCCGTATCCACCATCTGGGTGCCGTTTCTGCTGCTGAGCAGTGTGGCTGTTGTGTTTGCGCTGACCCTGCCCAAGCAGGCGGAAGAGAACCGGATGATGAGCCAGTCGTTCTCCAAGGGCATCAAAACGCTGCTGGGCAACAAAATATTTTTGGCATTTTTGGGCGGGAGTTTTCTTGTAAACCAGACGATGACAGCCTTCGGTACTTATTTTGTACTTGCCTTTCAATCTGTGGGAGGCTCGACCAGCCATGCCGGGATTGCGCTGTTCATCGCTTCGTTTACGAACTTTCCCTCGATGCTGTATGCCTCGAAGGTCATCAAGAAGCTGGGCAGGGAGCGTACGCTGCTGCTGGGTGCGCTCATCTATGTGCTGCGGTGGGGAATTCAGTTCGCTTTTCCGACCCCGGGGGTGATGATTGGCGTCCAGGTGCTGCATGGCCTGTCTTTTGGGCTTTTTTATATCGCCGCCGTGGAGTATGTATCGCATATTACGCTGCCGGAAATGCAGGCTACAGGCCAAAGTGTGTTCAACATCGTCTTCTCCGGTTTTGCGGGGATTCTGGGCAATCTGCTTAACGGGATTTTGCTTAGGGAGGGTGGAGTATGGCTGATGAATTTATCCTGCATGCTCAGCTCTGCAGCGGGAGTGCTGCTGATCTTTTACGTCTCCCGGAGCACGCGGAAGCGCATTCTAATACCGGCAGCGTCCGAAAGAGCGAGCCTTTAG
- a CDS encoding acyl-CoA thioesterase: protein MKSRNPVWTSRWHGTTFRVRYQETDQMGVVYHANYLSWFESGRTEMFRELGFAYRSLENMGVLLPVTTADLQFKSPARYDDLVAVYARLTTFGALRVVYEYEIRRLAGTDTGEPEATVLAELSAPADLGQLPGELLVTGSTSHVWLNTDWKPVRLDRVLPELFLAMTMALREEGGAV, encoded by the coding sequence ATGAAATCACGCAATCCGGTATGGACCAGCCGCTGGCATGGCACAACATTCCGCGTACGCTATCAGGAGACAGACCAGATGGGAGTGGTCTATCACGCCAATTATTTGAGCTGGTTCGAGAGCGGGCGTACAGAGATGTTCCGGGAGCTTGGTTTTGCCTACCGTTCGCTGGAAAATATGGGGGTGCTTCTCCCGGTGACCACCGCAGATTTGCAATTTAAAAGTCCGGCGCGATATGATGATCTTGTCGCTGTGTATGCACGGCTTACCACTTTTGGGGCACTCCGGGTTGTATATGAATATGAAATTCGGCGCTTGGCCGGGACGGATACGGGTGAACCGGAAGCAACCGTGCTTGCGGAGCTATCTGCACCTGCTGATCTCGGGCAATTGCCCGGCGAGCTGCTGGTTACCGGCTCAACGAGCCATGTGTGGCTGAATACGGATTGGAAGCCTGTAAGGCTGGACCGGGTGCTGCCGGAATTGTTTTTGGCCATGACCATGGCGCTGAGGGAAGAAGGAGGAGCAGTATGA
- a CDS encoding FxsA family protein, with protein sequence MIRNKWLWAALFVIPAVELFGFIYVAGFLGAPKTLLLMLASSVIGFLMMRFEGKKVLLDSRTHMQEGRVPGKTMLDGLCIFFGGLLLILPGFVTDIVGFSLVFPLTRPLYRVFLLKWIEKKMKNGTFTFYRR encoded by the coding sequence ATGATCAGGAACAAATGGCTGTGGGCTGCATTGTTTGTTATCCCGGCCGTGGAATTATTCGGGTTTATTTACGTGGCAGGTTTTCTCGGAGCCCCCAAGACGCTGCTGCTCATGCTGGCCAGTTCCGTGATCGGGTTCTTGATGATGCGTTTCGAGGGCAAGAAGGTGCTGCTGGACAGCAGAACGCATATGCAGGAAGGCCGGGTGCCGGGGAAGACCATGCTGGACGGCTTGTGCATCTTTTTTGGCGGTCTGCTGCTGATTCTCCCAGGTTTTGTGACGGATATCGTCGGCTTTTCGCTGGTATTTCCGCTGACCCGGCCGTTGTACCGGGTTTTTCTGTTGAAATGGATTGAGAAAAAGATGAAAAACGGCACCTTCACCTTTTACCGCAGATAA
- the ytvI gene encoding sporulation integral membrane protein YtvI, translated as MDSLVLKRVLRGLWVVLAAALLLLGVYVLLPLVYPLLLAYLLAYLMHPLVLILRGFKLPRWLAVSLSLLFYVGGTALVLTALITRLVKELIGLLQTFDLHTDQWRELLLSISRNASIQNIINQINQFYQDNPNYHATIDSNISRTTETVGQAMTELITGFFNMVLKLISALPSMGSILIVIMLSAFFLSTGWERHNAKLRALVPAPLRRPVSEIWQDLRNALFGYLRAQLVLISITAVIVIAGLLLLGVNSAFAIGLTIGLVDLVPYLGVGIVLLPWALYSYMTGNLAFGIGLSVLYAVILITRQILEPKVLASSIGLDPLAMLIGVFAGLQLFGMLGLLLGPVILVVLDAFHRAGVFRALHSYIVSGRLH; from the coding sequence ATGGATTCGCTGGTATTAAAAAGAGTGCTGCGCGGCCTCTGGGTTGTGCTGGCCGCCGCATTGCTGCTGCTGGGGGTCTATGTGCTGCTGCCGCTCGTGTACCCTCTGCTGCTTGCCTACCTGCTCGCCTATCTGATGCATCCGCTGGTGCTGATTTTGAGAGGATTTAAGCTTCCGCGCTGGCTGGCCGTGTCGCTTTCACTGCTCTTTTATGTCGGTGGCACCGCACTGGTACTAACCGCGCTGATTACCCGCCTTGTCAAAGAATTGATTGGGCTGCTTCAGACATTCGATCTGCACACCGACCAGTGGCGGGAGCTGCTGCTGTCGATCAGCCGGAATGCCAGCATTCAAAATATCATTAATCAAATCAACCAGTTTTACCAGGATAACCCGAACTATCACGCCACAATCGATAGCAATATCAGCAGGACCACGGAAACGGTAGGCCAGGCTATGACAGAGCTCATCACCGGCTTCTTCAATATGGTCCTGAAGCTGATCTCCGCGCTGCCCAGCATGGGCTCCATTCTTATCGTCATCATGTTATCCGCCTTCTTCCTTAGCACGGGCTGGGAGCGGCACAACGCCAAGCTGAGGGCACTGGTGCCTGCACCGCTGCGCAGACCGGTATCAGAGATCTGGCAGGATCTGCGCAATGCGCTGTTTGGCTACCTGCGGGCACAGCTGGTGCTGATTTCAATCACAGCCGTTATTGTCATCGCCGGTCTGCTGCTGCTTGGCGTGAATTCCGCCTTTGCCATCGGACTGACGATCGGTCTGGTTGATCTGGTGCCCTATCTCGGCGTAGGAATAGTGCTGCTGCCATGGGCCCTCTACTCCTACATGACCGGCAATCTGGCGTTCGGCATCGGGCTGTCGGTGCTCTACGCCGTGATCCTCATCACCCGCCAGATTCTCGAGCCGAAAGTCCTTGCGAGCAGCATTGGCCTGGACCCGCTTGCCATGCTGATCGGCGTGTTCGCCGGCCTTCAGCTGTTCGGCATGCTCGGTCTGCTCCTCGGCCCCGTCATCCTGGTTGTGCTCGATGCCTTTCACCGGGCCGGTGTGTTCCGTGCCCTGCACAGTTATATTGTGAGCGGGAGGCTGCATTAG
- the citZ gene encoding citrate synthase yields the protein MTATKGLEGIVATTSSISSIVDGVLTYRGYDIDDLAENATFEETAYLLWFGNLPTTPELQALQRDLSAFAPIPEQVIAQMKLYPKEANTMAALRSAVSSLALYDEAADDMSREANEIKAVKLQAQIPTVVAALARIRKGLEPVAPKEGLSLAENFLYMLWGKQPDIISVKALDAALVLHADHELNASTFASRVTVATLSDIYSGVTSAIGALKGPLHGGANEAVMKMLEEIGSLDAVEPYIQGKLERREKIMGFGHRVYKNGDPRAKHLMKMSHELGVMKNDTTLYDMSVKVEELITSQKGLKPNVDFYSASVYTQLGIERELFTPIFAISRTSGWTAHILEQYEDNRIIRPRAEYTGMSEQKYVPVDER from the coding sequence ATGACAGCTACTAAAGGCTTGGAAGGCATTGTTGCCACTACCTCCTCGATCAGTTCGATTGTAGACGGCGTACTCACTTACCGCGGTTATGATATTGATGATCTTGCGGAGAACGCCACCTTCGAAGAGACCGCTTATTTGCTGTGGTTCGGCAATTTGCCGACGACTCCTGAGCTGCAGGCTCTGCAGCGTGATCTCAGCGCTTTTGCCCCGATCCCTGAACAGGTGATTGCACAAATGAAGCTGTATCCCAAAGAGGCCAACACCATGGCTGCGCTGCGCTCGGCTGTATCCAGCCTTGCCCTGTACGATGAAGCAGCGGACGATATGAGCCGTGAGGCCAATGAGATCAAGGCTGTGAAGCTGCAGGCGCAGATTCCGACGGTGGTGGCTGCGCTGGCCCGCATCCGCAAGGGACTGGAGCCTGTTGCTCCCAAAGAAGGCTTGTCGCTTGCCGAGAATTTCCTCTATATGCTCTGGGGCAAACAGCCGGATATCATATCCGTCAAAGCACTCGATGCTGCGCTGGTGCTGCATGCCGACCATGAGCTGAATGCCTCCACATTTGCCAGTCGGGTAACGGTAGCAACATTGTCGGACATTTATTCGGGTGTCACTTCGGCCATCGGCGCTTTAAAGGGACCGCTGCACGGCGGTGCGAATGAGGCAGTGATGAAGATGCTGGAGGAAATTGGCAGCCTGGATGCAGTGGAGCCGTATATCCAGGGCAAGCTGGAGCGCCGTGAGAAGATTATGGGCTTTGGCCACCGGGTCTACAAAAATGGCGATCCGCGCGCCAAGCATCTGATGAAAATGTCCCACGAGCTGGGAGTAATGAAGAATGACACCACGCTCTACGATATGTCGGTCAAAGTCGAGGAGCTGATCACATCACAGAAAGGCCTCAAACCCAACGTGGACTTTTATTCGGCCTCGGTTTATACGCAGCTTGGCATTGAGCGGGAGCTGTTCACGCCGATTTTTGCCATCAGCCGTACCTCCGGATGGACTGCACATATTCTGGAGCAATACGAGGACAACCGCATCATCCGCCCGCGTGCGGAATACACAGGCATGTCCGAGCAAAAGTACGTTCCGGTGGACGAGAGATAA
- the icd gene encoding NADP-dependent isocitrate dehydrogenase encodes MLKLEKYDLPTEGEQITIEDGKLLVPDHPIIPFIEGDGTGRDIWKASKRVLDAAVAKAYGGKKQIAWYEVFAGEKAFNTYGEWLPNDTLEAIREYIVAIKGPLTTPIGGGIRSLNVALRQELDLYVCLRPVRYFDGVPSPVKHPELVDMVIFRENTEDIYAGIEYKEGSAEVKKVIEFLQNEMGVNKIRFPETSGIGIKPVSSEGSKRLVRSAVEYAIKHGRKSVTLVHKGNIMKFTEGAFKNWGYEVAEQEFGDHVFTWNQYDAIKEKSGEAAANAAQKEAEASGKIIIKDAIADIALQQVLTRPTDFDVIATLNLNGDYLSDALAAQIGGIGIAPGANINYVTGHAIFEATHGTAPKYADKDVVNPGSVILSGVMLLEHLGWQEAADLIYKGMSTAINNKTVTYDFARQMEGATELKCSAFADEIISHL; translated from the coding sequence ATGTTGAAACTGGAAAAATACGATCTGCCGACAGAAGGCGAACAAATTACAATCGAAGATGGCAAGCTGCTCGTTCCGGATCATCCGATCATCCCGTTTATCGAGGGTGACGGTACAGGCCGCGACATTTGGAAAGCCTCCAAACGGGTGCTGGATGCTGCAGTAGCCAAAGCCTACGGCGGCAAGAAGCAGATTGCCTGGTACGAAGTATTTGCCGGCGAGAAAGCCTTCAATACATATGGTGAATGGCTGCCGAATGATACGCTGGAAGCAATCCGTGAATACATTGTAGCCATCAAGGGACCGCTGACTACTCCTATCGGTGGCGGTATCCGTTCATTGAATGTGGCGCTGCGCCAGGAACTGGATCTGTATGTCTGCCTGCGTCCGGTACGCTATTTCGATGGAGTGCCTTCTCCGGTGAAGCATCCCGAGCTGGTGGATATGGTGATTTTCCGTGAAAATACAGAGGATATCTATGCCGGTATCGAATACAAGGAAGGCTCGGCGGAAGTGAAAAAGGTCATCGAGTTCCTGCAGAACGAGATGGGCGTGAACAAAATCCGTTTCCCGGAAACATCCGGAATCGGCATCAAGCCGGTATCCTCCGAAGGCTCGAAGCGCCTGGTGCGCTCTGCGGTTGAATATGCAATCAAGCATGGCCGCAAGAGTGTGACGCTGGTGCACAAGGGCAACATCATGAAGTTCACTGAAGGCGCATTTAAGAACTGGGGTTATGAAGTGGCGGAGCAGGAATTCGGCGACCATGTCTTCACCTGGAACCAATATGATGCCATCAAGGAGAAGAGCGGCGAGGCTGCTGCAAATGCTGCCCAGAAGGAAGCGGAAGCGTCCGGCAAAATCATTATCAAGGATGCTATTGCGGATATCGCCCTCCAGCAGGTGTTGACCCGTCCAACCGATTTCGATGTGATCGCCACGCTCAACCTGAACGGGGACTATCTGTCCGATGCGCTCGCTGCGCAAATCGGCGGCATCGGCATCGCACCTGGAGCGAATATTAACTATGTTACAGGACACGCTATTTTTGAAGCTACACACGGCACTGCACCGAAATATGCCGATAAAGACGTAGTCAATCCGGGTTCGGTGATCCTGTCCGGCGTAATGCTGCTTGAGCATCTGGGCTGGCAGGAAGCAGCAGATCTGATCTACAAAGGCATGAGCACGGCTATCAATAATAAGACCGTTACCTACGATTTCGCCCGCCAGATGGAAGGCGCGACAGAGCTGAAATGCTCGGCCTTTGCTGACGAAATCATCAGTCATCTATAA
- the mdh gene encoding malate dehydrogenase → MAIKRNKITVVGAGFTGATTALMLAQKELGDVVLLDIPQLENPTKGKVLDMLEAGPVLKFDARITGTSSYGDAEDSDIVIITAGIARKPGMSRDDLVNTNAGIVKSVCENVKRVAPESIVIILSNPVDAMTYVAFKTLGFPKNRVIGQSGVLDTARYCTFIAEELNVSVEDVRGFVLGGHGDDMVPLVRYSSVGGIPIETLMPAERIAEIVQRTRVGGGEIVSLLGNGSAYYAPAASLVQMTEAVLKDKKRILPVIALLEGEYGYDGLFMGIPALLGADGIEKIFELELTAEEKAALDKSADSVRAVTSVVTV, encoded by the coding sequence GTGGCTATCAAACGTAATAAAATTACAGTCGTAGGTGCCGGTTTTACCGGCGCCACCACAGCGTTAATGCTTGCCCAAAAGGAGCTTGGCGATGTGGTGCTTCTGGATATTCCCCAGCTGGAGAACCCGACCAAGGGCAAGGTGCTGGATATGCTGGAGGCCGGTCCGGTACTGAAATTTGATGCGCGGATTACGGGTACCTCCAGCTACGGGGATGCGGAAGATTCAGATATTGTTATCATCACGGCGGGGATTGCGCGCAAGCCGGGAATGAGCCGCGATGATCTGGTGAATACGAATGCGGGCATTGTGAAATCGGTGTGCGAGAATGTGAAACGTGTGGCGCCTGAATCCATTGTCATCATCCTGAGCAACCCGGTAGATGCCATGACTTACGTGGCCTTCAAAACGCTGGGCTTTCCCAAAAACCGCGTCATCGGCCAATCCGGCGTGCTGGATACCGCGCGTTACTGTACTTTTATCGCCGAGGAGCTTAACGTTTCGGTGGAGGATGTACGCGGCTTTGTTCTGGGCGGCCACGGGGACGACATGGTTCCGCTGGTGCGGTATTCCAGTGTCGGCGGCATTCCGATCGAAACACTGATGCCGGCAGAGCGGATTGCGGAGATCGTGCAGCGTACACGGGTTGGCGGCGGTGAGATTGTCAGCCTGCTTGGCAACGGCAGTGCTTACTATGCCCCTGCGGCATCTCTTGTGCAGATGACCGAAGCGGTTCTGAAGGATAAGAAGCGGATACTTCCTGTCATTGCCCTTCTCGAAGGAGAATACGGATACGACGGTCTGTTCATGGGCATCCCGGCTCTGCTGGGTGCGGATGGCATTGAGAAGATCTTCGAGCTGGAGCTGACAGCGGAAGAGAAAGCGGCTCTCGATAAGTCTGCGGATTCAGTACGTGCAGTAACTTCAGTGGTTACGGTCTAG
- a CDS encoding SDR family oxidoreductase yields the protein MPDNKQSTKTLPPQVQDRQPGIESEMKPRPEFETSSYKAAGKLLGKAALITGGDSGIGRAVAVHFAKEGADVVISYLNEHSDAEETKRQVEQEGRKCILVAGDIGVEAFCQDLINKTVEGLGKLDILINNAAEQHPQDKIEDITSEQLERTFRTNIFSMFYLTKAAMPHLKKGSTIINTTSITAYRGSPQLLDYSSTKGAILSFTRSLSMNLAEKGIRVNAVAPGPIWTPLIPSTFDAKKVSEFGGTQPMKRPGQPEELAPAYVYLASDDSSYVSGQVMHVNGGEVVNG from the coding sequence ATGCCAGACAACAAACAATCCACCAAAACTTTGCCGCCTCAGGTGCAGGACCGGCAGCCCGGAATCGAGAGCGAGATGAAGCCGCGTCCGGAATTTGAAACCTCAAGCTATAAAGCGGCAGGCAAGCTGCTGGGCAAGGCGGCTCTGATTACGGGAGGCGACAGCGGTATTGGGCGTGCGGTTGCCGTTCATTTTGCCAAGGAAGGTGCGGATGTGGTCATTTCCTATCTGAATGAGCATTCCGATGCCGAAGAAACGAAACGCCAGGTCGAGCAGGAGGGCCGGAAGTGTATTCTGGTCGCCGGTGACATTGGGGTAGAAGCATTCTGCCAGGACCTGATCAACAAAACAGTAGAAGGCCTGGGCAAACTAGACATCCTGATCAACAACGCCGCCGAGCAGCATCCGCAGGACAAGATTGAGGATATCACCTCGGAGCAGCTGGAGCGGACGTTCCGTACGAATATTTTTTCCATGTTCTATTTGACCAAGGCCGCTATGCCGCATCTGAAAAAAGGTTCTACGATCATCAACACGACGTCGATCACAGCCTACCGGGGAAGCCCGCAGCTGCTGGACTATTCGTCTACCAAAGGCGCAATTCTCAGCTTCACCCGCTCACTGTCGATGAATCTGGCGGAAAAAGGCATCCGTGTCAATGCCGTAGCTCCGGGTCCGATCTGGACACCGCTGATTCCATCCACTTTTGATGCCAAAAAGGTCAGCGAGTTCGGCGGCACACAGCCGATGAAACGTCCGGGACAGCCGGAAGAGCTGGCTCCAGCCTATGTCTATCTGGCCTCGGATGATTCATCCTATGTCAGCGGGCAGGTCATGCATGTTAATGGCGGAGAAGTGGTCAACGGCTAA